ACCGCGACGCCCTTCGGATCGCCGAGGAGCGCCTGGCGCCCTTCGGTGATCGGGTCGACCTGGTCCACACGGTCTACGACGGCATCGACGCCGCCCTCAGGAGCCTCGGGATCGACGCCGTTCACGGCATCCTGTTCGACCTCGGCGTCTCCTCGCTCCAACTGGACGAGGTCGACCGCGGGTTCGCATATTCGCGCGACGCCCCGCTCGACATGAGGATGGACCAGTCCACCGGGGTCACCGCCGCCGATGTGGTCGCCACCTTCAGCGAAGGTCAGCTGCGGCGGATCTTCGAGCGCTACGGCGAGGAGAAGCTCGCCGGCCGCTACGCCCGTGCCATCGTGGCCGCGCGGGCGGATGCACCCATCGAACGCTCCGGACAGCTCGTCGACATCCTCACCCGCGCCACCCCGTATGCCGCGCAGCGGACCGGCCACCCGGCCAAGCGGGTGTTCCAGGCGCTGCGGATCGAGGTGAACGGCGAACTGGCCGCGCTCGAAGCGGCCATCCCCGCCGCTCTCGATCAGCTGGTCGTCGGCGGGCGCATGGTGGTGCTGTCGTACCAGTCACTGGAGGACCGGCTGGTCAAACGCGTCTTCGCCGACGCCGTGGCATCCACCTCCCCGCGCGGGCTGCCGGTCGAGCTCCCCGAGCACGCCCCACGCTTCCGGCTCCTGGTCCGCGGAGCCGAGCAGGCGGATGCCGACGAGAAGGCGCACAACCCCCGCGCCACCCCCGTACGGCTGCGTGCCGTCGAACGAGTGAGAGAGGCCGCGGCATGAGCGCACCCCTGATCGCCGCATCGCCGACTTCTCCCGCCGGGCCGCGCTCGACGCGCCTGGGAGCCCCCGACCGGGCGACGGAACGCCGGCTGCGTCCGGTCGAGCAGGCCGCTCCCGGCGCGCGACGCCGGCCCCGGCTGGCCTACGGGATCGTGGCCGTGGTGGCCGCCCTCGCCATCGCCGGGGTGCAGATGATGCTGTCGATCCTCACCACGCAGAGCTCCTACGAGATCTCCTCCCTGACCCAGCAGCAGAGCGAGCTGCAGTGGCAGCGGCAGATGCTCTCCGACGATGTCGCGGGCCTCAGCTCGCCCCAGTACCTCGCGGCCAACGCGGCGGCGCTCGGCATGGTCATCGAGGAGTCGCCGAACTACCTGCGTCTGAGCGACGGCGCCGTGCTCGGTCCGGGGATCGCTGCGGAGGGGGGTGTCTCGATCGACGCGCTCGGACGCGGCTCGGTCGCGAACAACCTCATCGCCGACCGACCGCTGGTGACCGAACCGGACGCGACCATCCAGGGGGCCCCGGTGGCCACCACGGGGGCCGGGCTCACCGACACGCCGCCGCCGGTGGCCGACACTCTGCCGACCCCCGCCACACACTGAGAGCAATGACCACCCGAGCAAGCCGCAGTCCTCGCCGCCGCACGGTGGTCGCG
The Microbacterium sp. SLBN-154 DNA segment above includes these coding regions:
- the rsmH gene encoding 16S rRNA (cytosine(1402)-N(4))-methyltransferase RsmH translates to MNLRDIHTPVLLERCLELLGPALDAPGAVFVDATLGMGGHSEAFLERFPHLHLIGLDRDRDALRIAEERLAPFGDRVDLVHTVYDGIDAALRSLGIDAVHGILFDLGVSSLQLDEVDRGFAYSRDAPLDMRMDQSTGVTAADVVATFSEGQLRRIFERYGEEKLAGRYARAIVAARADAPIERSGQLVDILTRATPYAAQRTGHPAKRVFQALRIEVNGELAALEAAIPAALDQLVVGGRMVVLSYQSLEDRLVKRVFADAVASTSPRGLPVELPEHAPRFRLLVRGAEQADADEKAHNPRATPVRLRAVERVREAAA